In Sphaeramia orbicularis chromosome 7, fSphaOr1.1, whole genome shotgun sequence, one genomic interval encodes:
- the LOC115422147 gene encoding LOW QUALITY PROTEIN: DNA repair protein RAD51 homolog 3-like (The sequence of the model RefSeq protein was modified relative to this genomic sequence to represent the inferred CDS: deleted 1 base in 1 codon), with the protein MLRPVSSLPLGSSVRLRLGGAGFQFTADLKHLSPDQLSTETGLNHQEALEVLQAVTSDGGGVSFTALELLQKEAELKSIVTFSSQLDAALGGGVPVGKTTEVCGVPGIGKTQLCLQLAVDVQIPECFGGVGGQALFIDTEGSFTVQRLVDLAAAAVRHCSLLVEDDEQRDAMTMFTVETILSNLFLVRCRDYVELLAEVHLLPDFLSQHPNIRLLVIDSVAFPFRLLFDELSQRTRLLNGLAQRLITTATSHNIAVVMTNQMTTRVQQGGQSQLVPALGDSWGHAATLRLLLQWAGSQRMATLFKSSCHMDTTVQYQITSDGFRDTDQSEQPQSKRPRIQTDQSASSQRDGS; encoded by the exons ATGCTCAGACCTGTGTCCAGTTTACCTCTGGGCTCCAGTGTGAGGCTCAGACTGGGAGGCGCTGGGTTCCAGTTCACAGCCGACCTGAAGCACCTCAGCCCGGATCAGCTGAGCACAG AGACCGGTCTGAACCACCAGGAGGCGCTGGAGGTGCTGCAGGCCGTGACCTCAGATGGGGGCGGAGTCTCCTTCACAGCTCTGGAGCTCCTTCAGAAGGAGGCGGAGCTTAAGAGCATTGTGACGTTCTCGTCTCAGCTGGACGCGGCACTGGGAGGAGGAGTTCCTGTCGGGAAAACCACAGAGGTCTGCGGCGTTCCGGGAATCGGAAAAACCCAACTGTG TCTGCAGCTGGCGGTTGACGTCCAGATCCCAGAGTGCTTCGGGGGGGTCGGAGGTCAGGCGCTGTTCATCGACACCGAGGGCAGCTTCACGGTCCAGAGACTCGTCGACCTCGCCGCCGCCGCCGTCCGCCACTGCTCGCTGCTGGTTGAAGACGACGAGCAGCGGGACGCCATGACGATGTTCACCGTGGAAACCATCCTGTCCAACCTGTTCCTG GTGCGTTGCCGTGACTACGTGGAGCTCCTGGCTGAGGTCCACCTGCTGCCGGACTTCCTGTCTCAGCACCCGAACATCCGCCTCCTGGTGATTGACAGCGTGGCGTTCCCGTTCCGCCTCCTCTTCGACGAGCTCTCGCAGAGGACACGCCTCCTCAACGGCCTCGCT CAGCGGCTCATCACCACGGCGACCAGCCACAACATCGCCGTGGTGATGACCAACCAGATGACCACCAGGGTGCAGCAGGGCGGACAGTCACAGCTTGTCCCCGCCCTCGGAGACAGCTGGGGTCACGCCGCcactctgaggctcctcctccagtGGGCGGGGTCTCAGCGAATGGCGACCTTATTTAAATCTTCATGTCACATGGACACCACCGTCCAATACCAGATAACCTCCGATGGCTTCAGAgacactgaccaatcagagcagcCGCAGAGCAAACGCCCCCGGATACAAACCGACCAATCAGCTTCAAGCCAGAGGGACGGCAGCTGA